A stretch of Pogona vitticeps strain Pit_001003342236 chromosome 5, PviZW2.1, whole genome shotgun sequence DNA encodes these proteins:
- the LOC110089645 gene encoding mitogen-activated protein kinase 12 isoform X1 → MASPKKGFYRQEITKTVWEVRERYRDLQAVGSGAYGAVCSATDRKSGTKVAIKKLYRPFQSELFAKRAYRELRLLKHMKHENVIGLLDVFTPDVSLDKFNDFYLVMPFMGTDLSKIMKHEKLTEDRIQFLVYQILKGLKYIHSSGIIHRDLKPGNLAVNEDCELKPRGDPYPRARVKGGGGSAAKSLQHSEIWPEQLKAQLNCLRNSPDGILDFGLARHTDSEMTGYVVTRWYRAPEVILNWMHYTQTVDIWSVGCIMAEMITGRPLFKGNDHLDQLTEIMKVTGTPTQDFVQKLQSQDAKNYIKSLPKVQKKDFAAILKHANPLALSLLEKMLVLDAEKRVTAAEALAHPYFEAIHDPEEENEAEKYDDSFDNMDLPLEEWKRITYKEVINFQPPQLPESKETAV, encoded by the exons CTCAGCTACTGACAGGAAAAGTGGGACCAAAGTGGCTATCAAGAAGTTGTACCGCCCATTTCAATCAGAGCTTTTTGCCAAACGAGCCTACCGGGAATTGCGGCTTCTCAAACATATGAAGCACGAAAAC GTAATTGGACTACTAGATGTTTTCACACCAGACGTGTCACTGGATAAATTTAATGACTT ttacCTTGTCATGCCATTTATGGGAACAGACTTGAGTAAAATAATGAAGCATGAGAAACTAACTGAAGACAGGATCCAGTTTCTAGTCTATCAAATATTAAAAGGCTTAAAG TATATTCATTCCTCAGGAATAATTCATAGG GACTTGAAACCTGGAAACCTAGCAGTAAATGAAGACTGTGAACTGAAG CCTAGAGGAGACCCATACCCCAGAGCAAGagtgaaaggaggaggaggaagtgcagCCAAGAGCCTGCAGCACAGTGAGATTTGGCCTGAGCAGCTGAAAGCCCAACTGAATTGTCTCAGAAATTCTCCAGATGGG ATTCTGGATTTTGGCCTAGCTAGGCATACAGATAGCGAGATGACTGGCTATGTGGTTACCAGGTGGTACAGAGCCCCAGAGGTTATACTAAATTGGATGCATTATACACAAACAG TTGATATCTGGTCAGTAGGCTGTATAATGGCTGAGATGATAACAGGAAGGCCACTCTTCAAAGGCAATGATC ATCTGGACCAGCTGACAGAAATTATGAAAGTTACAGGCACACCAACTCAAGATTTTGTTCAGAAACTACAAAGCCAAGAT GCCAAAAATTATATCAAAAGCCTTCCAAAAGTGCAGAAAAAAGACTTTGCTGCCATCTTGAAGCATGCAAATCCATTAg CATTGAGCCTTTTAGAGAAGATGCTGGTGTTAGATGCTGAGAAGCGAGTAACAGCTGCAGAAGCTTTGGCACATCCTTATTTTGAGGCCATTCATGAtcctgaagaagaaaatgaagcagaaaaatatGATGACTCATTTGACAACATGGATCTTCCTCTGGAGGAATGGAAAC GTATCACATACAAAGAAGTGATAAACTTCCAGCCTCCACAGTTGCCAGAGTCAAAGGAAACAGCAGTATAA
- the LOC110089645 gene encoding mitogen-activated protein kinase 12 isoform X6, producing MPFMGTDLSKIMKHEKLTEDRIQFLVYQILKGLKYIHSSGIIHRDLKPGNLAVNEDCELKPRGDPYPRARVKGGGGSAAKSLQHSEIWPEQLKAQLNCLRNSPDGILDFGLARHTDSEMTGYVVTRWYRAPEVILNWMHYTQTVDIWSVGCIMAEMITGRPLFKGNDHLDQLTEIMKVTGTPTQDFVQKLQSQDAKNYIKSLPKVQKKDFAAILKHANPLALSLLEKMLVLDAEKRVTAAEALAHPYFEAIHDPEEENEAEKYDDSFDNMDLPLEEWKRITYKEVINFQPPQLPESKETAV from the exons ATGCCATTTATGGGAACAGACTTGAGTAAAATAATGAAGCATGAGAAACTAACTGAAGACAGGATCCAGTTTCTAGTCTATCAAATATTAAAAGGCTTAAAG TATATTCATTCCTCAGGAATAATTCATAGG GACTTGAAACCTGGAAACCTAGCAGTAAATGAAGACTGTGAACTGAAG CCTAGAGGAGACCCATACCCCAGAGCAAGagtgaaaggaggaggaggaagtgcagCCAAGAGCCTGCAGCACAGTGAGATTTGGCCTGAGCAGCTGAAAGCCCAACTGAATTGTCTCAGAAATTCTCCAGATGGG ATTCTGGATTTTGGCCTAGCTAGGCATACAGATAGCGAGATGACTGGCTATGTGGTTACCAGGTGGTACAGAGCCCCAGAGGTTATACTAAATTGGATGCATTATACACAAACAG TTGATATCTGGTCAGTAGGCTGTATAATGGCTGAGATGATAACAGGAAGGCCACTCTTCAAAGGCAATGATC ATCTGGACCAGCTGACAGAAATTATGAAAGTTACAGGCACACCAACTCAAGATTTTGTTCAGAAACTACAAAGCCAAGAT GCCAAAAATTATATCAAAAGCCTTCCAAAAGTGCAGAAAAAAGACTTTGCTGCCATCTTGAAGCATGCAAATCCATTAg CATTGAGCCTTTTAGAGAAGATGCTGGTGTTAGATGCTGAGAAGCGAGTAACAGCTGCAGAAGCTTTGGCACATCCTTATTTTGAGGCCATTCATGAtcctgaagaagaaaatgaagcagaaaaatatGATGACTCATTTGACAACATGGATCTTCCTCTGGAGGAATGGAAAC GTATCACATACAAAGAAGTGATAAACTTCCAGCCTCCACAGTTGCCAGAGTCAAAGGAAACAGCAGTATAA
- the LOC110089645 gene encoding mitogen-activated protein kinase 12 isoform X2, translated as MAAEKNQGVDKSLEETFYNIFRSATDRKSGTKVAIKKLYRPFQSELFAKRAYRELRLLKHMKHENVIGLLDVFTPDVSLDKFNDFYLVMPFMGTDLSKIMKHEKLTEDRIQFLVYQILKGLKYIHSSGIIHRDLKPGNLAVNEDCELKILDFGLARHTDSEMTGYVVTRWYRAPEVILNWMHYTQTVDIWSVGCIMAEMITGRPLFKGNDHLDQLTEIMKVTGTPTQDFVQKLQSQDAKNYIKSLPKVQKKDFAAILKHANPLALSLLEKMLVLDAEKRVTAAEALAHPYFEAIHDPEEENEAEKYDDSFDNMDLPLEEWKRITYKEVINFQPPQLPESKETAV; from the exons ATGGCTGCTGAGAAGAATCAAGGAGTAGACAAAAGTCTTGAAGAGACCTTTTACAACATTTTTCG CTCAGCTACTGACAGGAAAAGTGGGACCAAAGTGGCTATCAAGAAGTTGTACCGCCCATTTCAATCAGAGCTTTTTGCCAAACGAGCCTACCGGGAATTGCGGCTTCTCAAACATATGAAGCACGAAAAC GTAATTGGACTACTAGATGTTTTCACACCAGACGTGTCACTGGATAAATTTAATGACTT ttacCTTGTCATGCCATTTATGGGAACAGACTTGAGTAAAATAATGAAGCATGAGAAACTAACTGAAGACAGGATCCAGTTTCTAGTCTATCAAATATTAAAAGGCTTAAAG TATATTCATTCCTCAGGAATAATTCATAGG GACTTGAAACCTGGAAACCTAGCAGTAAATGAAGACTGTGAACTGAAG ATTCTGGATTTTGGCCTAGCTAGGCATACAGATAGCGAGATGACTGGCTATGTGGTTACCAGGTGGTACAGAGCCCCAGAGGTTATACTAAATTGGATGCATTATACACAAACAG TTGATATCTGGTCAGTAGGCTGTATAATGGCTGAGATGATAACAGGAAGGCCACTCTTCAAAGGCAATGATC ATCTGGACCAGCTGACAGAAATTATGAAAGTTACAGGCACACCAACTCAAGATTTTGTTCAGAAACTACAAAGCCAAGAT GCCAAAAATTATATCAAAAGCCTTCCAAAAGTGCAGAAAAAAGACTTTGCTGCCATCTTGAAGCATGCAAATCCATTAg CATTGAGCCTTTTAGAGAAGATGCTGGTGTTAGATGCTGAGAAGCGAGTAACAGCTGCAGAAGCTTTGGCACATCCTTATTTTGAGGCCATTCATGAtcctgaagaagaaaatgaagcagaaaaatatGATGACTCATTTGACAACATGGATCTTCCTCTGGAGGAATGGAAAC GTATCACATACAAAGAAGTGATAAACTTCCAGCCTCCACAGTTGCCAGAGTCAAAGGAAACAGCAGTATAA
- the LOC110089645 gene encoding mitogen-activated protein kinase 12 isoform X5, whose product MKHENVIGLLDVFTPDVSLDKFNDFYLVMPFMGTDLSKIMKHEKLTEDRIQFLVYQILKGLKYIHSSGIIHRDLKPGNLAVNEDCELKPRGDPYPRARVKGGGGSAAKSLQHSEIWPEQLKAQLNCLRNSPDGILDFGLARHTDSEMTGYVVTRWYRAPEVILNWMHYTQTVDIWSVGCIMAEMITGRPLFKGNDHLDQLTEIMKVTGTPTQDFVQKLQSQDAKNYIKSLPKVQKKDFAAILKHANPLALSLLEKMLVLDAEKRVTAAEALAHPYFEAIHDPEEENEAEKYDDSFDNMDLPLEEWKRITYKEVINFQPPQLPESKETAV is encoded by the exons ATGAAGCACGAAAAC GTAATTGGACTACTAGATGTTTTCACACCAGACGTGTCACTGGATAAATTTAATGACTT ttacCTTGTCATGCCATTTATGGGAACAGACTTGAGTAAAATAATGAAGCATGAGAAACTAACTGAAGACAGGATCCAGTTTCTAGTCTATCAAATATTAAAAGGCTTAAAG TATATTCATTCCTCAGGAATAATTCATAGG GACTTGAAACCTGGAAACCTAGCAGTAAATGAAGACTGTGAACTGAAG CCTAGAGGAGACCCATACCCCAGAGCAAGagtgaaaggaggaggaggaagtgcagCCAAGAGCCTGCAGCACAGTGAGATTTGGCCTGAGCAGCTGAAAGCCCAACTGAATTGTCTCAGAAATTCTCCAGATGGG ATTCTGGATTTTGGCCTAGCTAGGCATACAGATAGCGAGATGACTGGCTATGTGGTTACCAGGTGGTACAGAGCCCCAGAGGTTATACTAAATTGGATGCATTATACACAAACAG TTGATATCTGGTCAGTAGGCTGTATAATGGCTGAGATGATAACAGGAAGGCCACTCTTCAAAGGCAATGATC ATCTGGACCAGCTGACAGAAATTATGAAAGTTACAGGCACACCAACTCAAGATTTTGTTCAGAAACTACAAAGCCAAGAT GCCAAAAATTATATCAAAAGCCTTCCAAAAGTGCAGAAAAAAGACTTTGCTGCCATCTTGAAGCATGCAAATCCATTAg CATTGAGCCTTTTAGAGAAGATGCTGGTGTTAGATGCTGAGAAGCGAGTAACAGCTGCAGAAGCTTTGGCACATCCTTATTTTGAGGCCATTCATGAtcctgaagaagaaaatgaagcagaaaaatatGATGACTCATTTGACAACATGGATCTTCCTCTGGAGGAATGGAAAC GTATCACATACAAAGAAGTGATAAACTTCCAGCCTCCACAGTTGCCAGAGTCAAAGGAAACAGCAGTATAA